Proteins from a genomic interval of Cervus elaphus chromosome 13, mCerEla1.1, whole genome shotgun sequence:
- the LOC122707017 gene encoding uncharacterized protein LOC122707017 yields the protein MSLFLKVKEDFPIIRAQKSSLEVKRKGVAPHSVALCRPLPRTPRGQVQALLSLCAAPAMEEAHALAQPQQGLFQRLLEHTRPSSRKEQRRSWSERQPRWWGRAEAAAAGPCEWGPLQPPRVPSGPHALQCRASARGGRLRRWPQSSAHHPAAALVFCGGLSFSKSTPGCGAPRRHPLSLSPLSQQQSPSGTCSPNPSFLTLPCAHWRTPISGWGAPGCGLDHLCGFPSVLPASAWLLRSPWSPQASLQPQLMALLVRGFPRYETLFQLSLSTKDAAPFCFLSSFSFLFSFILSDYTGICLAPPVSQVPYLRSSARIQQVL from the exons GTGTCGCTCTGTGCAGGCCACTGCCACGGACCCCCCGAGGTCAGGTCCAAGCCCTGCTGTCGCTGTGCGCTGCACCCGCCATGGAGGAAGCTCATGCTCTGGCCCAGCCCCAACAG GGTCTGTTCCAGAGGTTGCTGGAGCACACGAGACCCTCAAGCAGGAAGGAGCAGAGACGCAGTTGGAGTGAGCGGCAGCcaaggtggtgggggagggcagaggcagcGGCGGCAGGGCCGTGTGAGTGGGGTCCATTGCAGCCCCCCAGAGTGCCCTCAGGGCCTCACGCGCTCCAGTGCCGGGCCAGTGCGCGAGGAGGGAGGCTGCGGCGGTGGCCCCAGAGCAGCGCACATCACCCAGCAGCGGCGCTTGTCTTCTGCGGTGGCCTGAGCTTCTCCAAGAGCACTCCTGGTTGCGGAGCTCCGCGTCGCCATCCCCTCAGCCTGTCTCCTCTCAGCCAGCAGCAGTCTCCTTCCGGGACCTGCTCCCCAAATCCCTCTTTCCTCACCCTGCCTTGCGCACACTGGCGGACACCCATCTCAGGCTGGGGCGCACCGGGCTGTGGGCTGGACCATCTGTGTGGGTTTCCCTCTGTCCTGCCTGCCAGCGCGTGGCTGCTGCGCTCTCCCTGGAGCCCCCAAGCTTCCCTTCAGCCCCAGCTGATGGCCCTGCTGGTGAGGGGCTTCCCCAGATATGAGACCCTCTTCCAACTTTCACTCTCCACCAAGGATGCAGCCCCGTtctgcttcctctcttccttttccttccttttttctttcatcctaTCTGATTACACAGGAATCTGCCTTGCCCCTCCTGTATCTCAGGTCCCGTACCTCAGGTCCTCTGCTAGAATCCAGCAGGTGCTCTGA